The Scatophagus argus isolate fScaArg1 chromosome 12, fScaArg1.pri, whole genome shotgun sequence genome includes the window GCGGCCCCCCTAAAAACTGTCAcctcaaacacaaaataacaagtAAATCTCCATTACGCTGCAACACCATACAGCGGCGAAATTCAGTGTGCCATAACCGGTCCCCTAACAGCTACAGCAGCTTATTTACTACATGATTTTTGCCTGCTGTCGAAGTGCCCCCGGTTATGTTAAAACAAGCCTAGACTGACTGTGTTGGTGAGCAGCAACCAATCGGCACTGCTACCCAACCCCCCGTCTGCGGAGGGCCGTGACACTCACCCTGCTAGCACACAGTATACACGGCGCGCGCGCACGTCCACGAGCACGCGAACACGCGCTCATCTGCGCGTGCACAGCCAGGTGAAGTTCCTCATGGTCGGTGGAATAAAATAACAACTACgtgacaaaataatcacaaacgAATTAAATGACCCGttaatagaagaagaaaaatgccCCACGTTTGTTCCTTTCTTTCTTGGGTTATGTCTACTGACTGGTGTGGGCCTCGGTATCTCATGTATGACGGCAAGGGAGATCGAGGGAGCAAAATGATTGCAACGCGCAAACAACCACACGGCCTCTTCGGTCTAACCCAAACCCGTGCGCCATGTTGCCTCTCCACTGAGTCCTCTGACACGAGGAAACAGGCCAGCAGTCGCTCAGGAATAGCAGAGAAAAGACGAGTCGGTGTGGCTCTGAGCGTGCCTTTGAAAAGCGTGTTATGCTCCGATTAAAACTCCCGTGGTCGTCCTCCAGCTTGCCCTCGCAATACCTACCACTAAGGGTTTGGTGCGCGTATTATAAATCAAATTGGTACGCGCAAAGTTAAGAGAGCACACACAATATGCTCGCTGCACTGGGCCAGTCCttgaaaaccaaacaaagaccACGCACTTACATGCCGACTTGACAGTAGAGGAACTTACCTCTCTGTGcagatttttaataaattaccAGAGTTGTGCGCTCACATCTGTAGATGGCTGATTGCACTAACCTTTTTGGTGAATGGGTCGGTGGAAACACCACATAGATTCGAGAAATAACTTGTTCACCCACCCTAATAGATCATTTGCCTAGCGTTTACACTTAAACATGACCCTTTATTCGTATTTTTTAACCAAGTCTGCTATCACACTTTATAAGACCACGTCCACAAAGTAAGACCGTGATGAGAGTACACCGTAATTTCATTTAACAGGGGGTATTGTTATAAGGTATTATTACAAAGTGATCCCTGTTGTCTGGGACACTGCCCCCCTTGTGTCTACAGAGGGGAATGACATGCTTTCGATATGACACTAAATAGTTATGTGGAAAAGAcagtttccttttattttggcttcatGTACAACACATTAGCATATTTTTATGAAGTTATCTTTCCTCCTAATAAACAGCATAACCACATACATGTAAATCTGGAAGTGCTTATCTAATGAGTTTTGGGATAAAAAACAGTCTGTTACAATACACAATCAAAAACTGTACTcacaaagtgcagaaaaaataaaacaaaacaaatactatTCAAAGGGATGTTATGTATGGAGTTTTACCAGTTCAAGctaattaaaatgtaacatcGTGTTCCCATTTTAGGCATGATGCTAGGATAATATCACAAAACATAATACACTTAATTGGACAACACAGAAAGGACAACTACACATCCACATATTTATGTTTAGGAAAAAGGTGATTTGATTGGCTGGTTGTactcaaatgtattttttttttttttgcaaatacaaATGTAGAAAACGTCAGAAGATCCCAGCCATAGAAATATTAATGTAGAGTACGAGAACATGTCACAATTTAGAGAAACAAAATACTTGAGGGGAAAAAGACCCACTCTCCAGTGAGGTCTGAACCACAAACTGATACATTTTGGCTGTACTTATTGGTGTTATTAATTCATATGCATGCATCTCTGCTAAACTGGAGTAATATACTTCtaattcagtcatttattatGGAGGACGAAGACAATGTCACTGTACAATGACAACTCACAGTCATTTctaaatgccaaaaaaaaaaacaaacaaagagaaatgttttcctAAGCATCCTCGTACTTGTGCACTCAAATGTTCTTAAAGCACTAGAGAAAAAGCTGCAGGACTATTCGCTGGATTCATCCACTTTGCCGCTGGTCTCACAGAGGGGTCTTTTCTCCATCATAGTGTATGAAAAAGGTGGAACATCACAGCTAGTGAAGTCCAGCTTCTTGTGAACACTGCAGTTGCTAAAGTCAAGCTTCTTGAGCCGAGCCAGACTCTTGATGCTGCCGGGAGGCCTGCCGGGGCTGACCTTATATCCTGCCGCTTTGGTGGTGCCAAGGGGCCTCCCAGGGCTGGTTTTGAACCCAGCGGCTCTAGTTGTTCCAAGCGGACGTCCTGTACTTGTACGGTAACCGGCTGACTTTGTGGTACCCGATGGCCTCCCTCTACGCCCAGACTTAACCAtgcccttcttcttctttgagcCATCGGGCCCTGAAGCCTCACTGCGACTGATTCTCACCGTCTGAGGCTGGAAATCGTTGTGGGTGTCTTGCATTTGACATGCCATGGCTTTGTGAATGCCTTGAGGCAAAGGAGATAGGCCTGTAAGGGACAGCTGCAAACCAGGGGTTGTCGCAGAGGGGTAGAATTTGCTGGATTGTGTGCTACATAGATCAAAGTGGCTGGCTGGATTACTGTTCTCTGCCAGTCCACCCATACAATAATCACTGTTGCTGCTGGTCACTTGATGCATCATTTTCTGTAGGAGTccagaaatataaatattagGTAAAAACATGCGCACGTAtggccacacaaacacaggtccAGAGAGGCTTTTTAGTAGCTTACTTTTGGTGGAGCAAACAGGCCTTCTGGCGTTGTAGCACAAAACATAAGTGAAGTCATGACAAAGCGAGGTAAACCTAAGTTTTAGTTTCCAAAAAAATAGCATGCACAAAACTAAATTGTTAGTTTTCCTAcgaaaatgtttaaatattttgagGACGTGAAAAGAATAGTTCGTACCTTGTTTGTTGGTGGATGTTTGGCTGGAAAGGGTTAATGTCGAATCGCATTTTCCTTCTCTGGCAGCCACATCTTTGTGATGGCGCTGCACAAACTATGCTCTGGCGTCCATGAACATTGTTTCGAAGCGGGCCAGTGACTTCTACGCTTTATTTCATGCCTATTCAATCCTTTAGCACAGGGGTTTAGATAAGACGGGCAGCCATTTTCgcctggaagaaaaaaaaaatttaataaaacaggATGCGCTGAACACGCATGCGCACAAAGGCTTCCAGGAAACGTAGGAGCATGTCAGTGTCACCCAATGTGATTCAGCCGAATTAAAGTACAGACATATTTTAATGGTAAACGTAGTCTGTGGTTACAGTATGGCCAACATTACAAACCGAAACTTCTCCAGCAACTGCAATTGCAAACAACACTGTCTAAAATTTTCAGTTTATCTGCTAACCTAAGCCTATTGTCTTGTTCACCGCCACTGGTCCCTGTGAGGAAATACGAGCATACAGATGtcacaatcacaacaacaacgacaGAGAGTGGGTctcagtttttgtattttttattaacatCCATATGAACAGCACAGACACTGGATTTATGGAGCAACTGCAGTGTTACAACAGGTAGCAATATACATAAATCAGGATTTTTCCTGATGGTCATCCCCAATCTTTTTGAAAAATTAAGTCCACAGGACTTAAATTTCCTTCATGAGCTTGGTCAGCTTCTGAATCTTTGTTTTGGTGGACATGTCCACATACTTGTCCCCGATACTGACAACCATGCCACCCAGGATTGAGGGATCCAACTGTGAGGAGACAGCGATGAGAAATTAAAGATGACATTCAAAATTACATTACTGCTGATTTACTAAATTGGCATGTCTGCTTTTTaatcacttttatttaaaataacatcacaCCAACTACAAACAGTCATTTGTATGTTTCCACGGTCACACACTGCCACTGTACCTTTGTTTCCAGCTTGATAGTTTCACCCTTCTGAAGAAAGCCATTCAGAACTACTTTGAGTTCAGAAAGATTAGCTGCATCCAAAGGCTGAAAAGGGTAAATATTCATTGGTTGATTGTTcaacattttacagtaaaaagaaTGTAATTAATAAGTTTTAAGTGACTAATTATTTACGTGCCTGCAAACATGGACTGCTTATCTGAGGTAACCACAAGTGTATGATATTAACCTAGAAGACATATAATGCACGTCAACCTGTTTCATACCTGAGCAGTAACGACAGAGCAGATGACCTCTCCACGGTGCGCACTCATCATCTTGCCAAAAGCAGTGATAACGTCACCAGTTAGAGTAAGACGACCATTGTCAGCCAAAAcgtctgcaaaacaaaaagcaggatTCACTTCTCTGTTCCTCTGCACTACCAAGGCTGTCAAACTTCAGCTGAGAAAACGTACAGTGTGAGTATGAcatcagtttaaaataaaaagatactGTTCATGAATTCATTCAACATGATCAATATCAATATAGCTATTCTATGCAGCAATAATGCTGCTGTGGGAAATGCACCCTCAATAAGTCAATTGAAAAGTCATTGTATCTACACAAATGAGCTGTATAATGCTAGTGTAGTCACTAAGGTGCGACATTCCTCAGCTGCCTGTGGCCTCCATTGGTCCTCCAGAGGTCACCGGAACCCACGGATGACATTAAAAGTTGCAGGCAGTTTAAATTTGACTGTGTGCCTATAAACTGCACAGTCTGCACATTTGCACACAAatctttaattcaattttaaTGAGTTGACCAAACATAgtcaagatttaaaaaaaacaaaaagaaacaaaaacacatcgTTAACCCAGGGCTGACCTAAGATCAGGGCTATACGATTCACGTCATTTCTCCTCTAGTCCTGGATGAAATATCTTGGGACACACAACTAAAACTTACATTTCAGAATAGCACGTGACTACGGCCAGGGATCGGAATTGGCCGGTTATTAGCATGCTTGGCCCGGACCAGAGATCAGCCGGTTTCCCGTATCTCCGTTCCAAGCCGATCTGTGTTACACATGCGCCACACAACTTATGCACAGTGGCACAGGCAGTAACCTCACAGCTCTACGCTAATGTCGCATGTCTTTAGCGTGAATGTCCTTcactgtgagtgaagaagacTCAAAGCTCGCAATCTGTAGTACATGCTAGGCCAAAATAAACCATGGGGGACTACCACAAACTGTCCACAGCAACAAAACCAAATCAGACACTTAACACCATCACCCAGGTGACGGTGCTTAAGttgaagaagctagcaaaggaAACAAGGGTAAATCTAAGGCTAgccagacacaagccagcaaCCTCTGCTATCTTTCCTTGGTATGAGCAATGACAAGACCAAAGCAATTAGGAGAAAAATCCGAGAGACATCCTAACCAGATGcccgaaccacctcaactggctcctctcgatgtttttattcttttcttatcaaagtaaaattttgcaaCTTTTGAAGAAAAGTTGGTTTTTGAAAGGAAATGGGAAACCAAAATCGGTACTGGTaggtcacacatacacacacaaaaaatggaATCAGCAAAGAAAACTGCAATCGGTGCACCTCTAGTGACTACTCTTGTTTACTTTATTCCTGTTTCACACTGGCACCTTTAAACCCTATATTTAGTCTATTTTCAGGCAATAACCTCACAAATTAAGGGTCAACCCTGCTCAAGGGTAGAACCAGCAAATCTAGAGTGGGGGGGTATGAAAACActacattcacatacacacaataaacTCATTAGCCATCACTCACTGATGAGATTGACTGTAATGGGTGAAAGCTTAGCCTTTGTAAGAGCATCACTGAAAGTCTTCTGCTTGATGTTGCGCTTTACATGAGGATTCATTACAATACTGGAAAGCTTGGGGTCCTTGATCAgggcctgaaaaacaaaatgagacaacaacaaaaggcaaCTGAATTTATATACTACAGGAAAAGAACACTTAAACACTTAAacttaattaaattaacatAATGAATTATTGGTAATTTAAACTAATTATGTACAATAACATCCTCTTTACCTTgggataaaatataaaattctaAGGAAACACTATTTTCTGCATCCACTGACCTGCACGTTATTAAACTACAATTAGATGTCTTATTTTTTGACTTACAGAAACTTTACCCAGCTCCTGCTCCACTTGGTCCAGTTTGTTCTGCTTACTGGCAGCTGAGAACAGAGCAGTGGCATAGCGGCCCTCCACTCCATAAACCTGGATGGGAGGCTAGAAtgaaatacagacacagatTAGCCATTTCTGTTACAATCTGGGGCGTTAGATGAGCGATTATGGTTCGTACAGTTTGGCGTTATTTACCTTAACCAGTTTTGCTGCAGGTCTGATCACAGACGTGCTGAACTGGCGGACCtagaaaagtaaagaaaaaattaTCAGACCACGGAGAAACCATAACTTGAGGCGTTTTACTTTAGACACGCTTTGCACCCTTTACGTTAAAGTGTGCTAGCTTACAGGCTAATACGTTAGCAGTCATTCAAGTGCATTGCTTCGTGTGaatttgtttgacatttggcGTTACCTCCCTTTCCTCGAAGAGAATACAACtctaataaaacatttttaagacaCGAAAATTAAGCTCAAAACGCTCATATAACGATCAAAATCACAGAAATTATTGAATGTCTTACCTGCTGTCCTAGCATGAGTGCAGCCATTTTCTCCTACAGCTGTCCAGAGTAGAACAAACGACTGCGCATGTGCGTATCAGGAGAACGTACCCGGCTATGGGTAATGTCGTTTTTTTCAGTGTAGCGCGCCTGGCAGGTGGGAAGATTGCAGTCTAAATGGACAATCACAAATCTTTACAAATGCTTAAATAGCTCCCACTGCTCGTTCAGTCAAGTGGAAAAATGTCTACTtaatagtatatatatatgtttatattttttattttaaggcaCCGTTTTAGTAGCATATACTCTACAGGTTGTGTAGATAATGCACAATCAGTAGGCTATGCTGTCTGTTCCACAGAATGATCAGGACTGGAGTCATGTTGATGCTTTGAATATTTATTCTCCCTTAGTTCTGTTTTGgtcttcactttgtttctttttaggTGTAAACACACCCAAAGGAGACTAGAAAGGTCAGCAGAGATGTTGAGTTGCACAAAAGTCTTCTGTGGTTTGTCAAGATTACGTGTGGTTACAACATAAAACACTTATTGTTGAggttgaaagaaagaaaaacaaataactaTTACAATCTGTTTCTGCTATACGTCGCCTTTCCTCTTATCTTCAAAGGGTGGCTACCTTATGGGCTCAATACTGTAATTACACTTACAATAGTCTATCTTGTTTTGTAAATAAGCTAGGATATGTAAATATTCTGACCAAAATTCGGACACCactgtgatatatatatatattatctaTGCTCACCAGCTAGACTCTTATTAAGTATACAAAGCTACTTTTGATGACGTTACTTTTCGACTGCCTGTTCTGACTGTTCCTCGTTtcgtccagcagggggcagccCAACCTacagtttcacttttttaaataacCTGCACTCAGAAAATAACACTCACAAGCTAAAAAACCCACGGgacaaatacatgaaacaaaattaTATTAAATCTATACTGAAGAGCCCACCAGGGATACCATTAGCTGTATATTATTTGTTGATCAGCCTCGCTTTGAACCGGTTGGGTCTGCAATTTTTCTCTCAGCTAATTTCACAGTCTTTGCGACAGAGAAAGTGTATGACCTTGATCTTTTGACAAAGTACATCATTTCTGTATCAGCTGAAATAAACACTTTGTCCCACCATATTGTGGAGACGCAGGGCAATTGGCGCATTCGTTTTCGCggagcgcgcacacacacacacacacacacacgcacacacgctgCGAGTGACCAGAGAGCTTGCTAGGACGTAGCGTAGCCGGGCCACCAAAACGTAACGAAATAGCGAGAGGTTTATTTTAAAGCTGGTCGGCTTGCTAGCTGGCGGCAAACCAGGCATGGACGACAAGTCATTTACTAAGGAGTTGGACGGATGGATTGAACAACTGAATGAGTGTAAACAGCTGTCAGAGAATCAGGTCAAAGTCCTATGCGAAAAGGTAAGGTTTGCGCAGGGAGAGAGGCGGGCTGTTTGTCATTAGCTTTCTACGGCGCTAGCAGACCGTTAGGTGTTACGTCTCCTGAACAGCCAGGCTTAGCAGTATCACCTGGACCAGCGTTAGCTAAAGCATGTGGCCTTGCTATGGAGCACACCATttgactgctgctgcatgcaGCACATTGTTATGGGAGACCACTCTCCAAGAAGATGGAGGAGCATGgctgcaaatgtgttttcactaGCTACACCCACTCAGGGTACCTCAGCGCACTGGCACTGCCAGAGCAGGTTTTATATCAGtctgatgtatttttttctaaaataagaAAGCATGAATATTCAGTGTGTCTGGGCTTTAATGGGGCTTGAGAGACAACATGCCCATTGTGCACTCCTGCACTGCACCACAGTTAGTGTTACCTGTTAATCaccctgtgtttttcttgttgctttATTTAAGGCCAAGGAGATCCTGACAAAGGAGTCCAATGTGCAGGAGGTGAGATGTCCGGTGACAGTCTGCGGAGATGTACATGGTCAGTTTCATGACCTAATGGAGCTGTTTAAGATTGGGGGGAAGTCTCCAGACACTAACTATCTCTTCATGGGAGACTATGTTGACAGAGGCTACTATTCTGTGGAGACAGTTACTCTCCTGGTTTCACTtaaggtaaaacaaacagacaaaaaaacaagattgCCACTGATGTTGTTAAACATGAGCTAAAACTGGGATATGAATTTGGAGTTGTGTGAAGGATGAAGTTCACTGCTGATTGTTCCTACCTTTTTGTTCATGAATACGTTTTTCTCTGTAGGTAAGGTTTCGTGAACGAATCACAATTCTCAGAGGAAACCACGAGAGCAGACAGATCACACAAGTGTACGGCTTCTACGATGAGTGTTTAAGGAAATATGGAAATGCCAATGTTTGGAAGTACTTCACAGATCTGTTTGACTATCTGCCCCTTACTGCACTGGTAGATAATCAGGTACGGGGTCTGTATTCACTTGTAGCatatgacaaaaagaaagagggacTGTCATTTATTATCTCTTTCTTCTGTCAGATTTTCTGCCTCCATGGAGGTTTGTCCCCTTCAATAGACACACTGGAACACATCAGAGCGCTGGATCGCCTGCAGGAGGTTCCTCATGAGGTAAATTCAGTTCATGTAAATTTGACATTTGAGGGACCTCTGTTAATGGACCTTCTAGATGATTAATTATTTTGCAGTATACTGTCATATTGTTTGGATCTTAAAGCATTTATGATGGTGCACGTAGCTGCAAGGATTCTACcaaagattttacatttttcacatcatAATTTGctatacatgcacatatgtgaGATTTCTCTATAAAGTGGAGCTGAAATGGTTAGTTGAATAATCCAGCGGTCAATTTGTTGGAAAAATTTTGAGCAAAAATCCACTGGTTCtagcttttaaaatgtgaacattttcttttttcttcttctatgaTGCTGAACTGTTCAACATGTCCACTTTTGTGAAATTATGATACATTTTTCGCAGTTTTTGGACAGTTTATCAATCAAGAGATAAAATACGATAATAATAAGCAGATTGAGagatactgaaaataatttttagttCCAGTCCTGACAAAGTCTTACAATATCCCAAAACTGTAGATCTGCAATGCTGATATTTCCTCCCTGTTTTAGGGTCCAATGTGTGACTTGTTATGGTCAGACCCAGATGACCGTGGTGGCTGGGGCATCTCACCCCGTGGTGCTGGTTACACCTTCGGGCAGGATATTTCCGAGACTTTCAACCACGCAAACGGCCTAACTTTGGTTTCCAGAGCCCACCAGCTGGTGATGGAGGTACTTTGACCTTTCTTAGTCCACTGGCACTAATTTTGTTAGTCAGAGACAGATTTGGCATAACATGTTGTGAATTTAAAACAGGTAACATTGCGGATAATGTCTTGATCTAGGGTTACAATTGGTGCCATGATCGCAATGTAGTGACAATCTTCAGTGCACCAAACTATTGTTATCGTTGTGGAAACCAGGCAGCAATCATGGAACTTGACGACACATTGAAATACTCCTTGTAAgtccagttgttgttgttgttgtttttacattgatataaagtgtcttttttttgtatggattgtggcattttattttaagaataaTTATCAGAATGAGAGTTGATGAGGAGTCCtcccttttttttgctttagcCTACAGTTTGACCCTGCACCGCGCAGAGGAGAGCCCCACGTGACGCGACGTACGCCAGACTACTTCCTTTAAAGATCATTGGTGAGGATGGTGAGAGGCTGTCTAGAGGCTTGCGAAAATAAGTATTCATAATGCCATGGACCAAAAACATGTGTGCCATAATCACAATGAAATGGAAACTGTCACACCAAGCTAAACGTCCACCATCTTTTTAAAGGTACAGCCcctacaccccccccccccaatcaaaatgtttatttttcctctgacCTGTAGCGCTGTTTGTTCATCTAAATTGTTTTCGTGTTAAGTTTTGAAGATATCTGCCTCTGaaatgtctgccttctctcagTGTAATAGAACTGCGTGGCACTCTGGCTCgtggtgctcaaagtgccaaaaatcatgacctggttactcaagatagtcatccacagaccttgttttgacagtttcgtgtaggaactattttctgtCCGTATCACAGCACAAAAGGAGGGACGAGATGCTAGCTAACTAAGCTGACTAAGCTAGGTAACATTAAAGATGGTGCTTGTGACAGGTTGGGATGTAAACGAACAACCTCTCTGgcagatgtgtgtgtcattcTGCGCAGTGTTACGGTGTAGTTTGGCAGAAAGAAAATCGTTCCAGCATGAAACTGCTCACGCCGATTCTGTGTGGATCAGCTTGAGCAACCAGACCATGACCTCTGGAAAGCGACATTGTTGTTGGTTCCATTATATGTGAGAGAAGACAGGCATCTTTATGGCCGATATCTTCAAAACTCTtcaactcacatcaaaacaatccaAATGGATGAATAACACTACAAGTAAGaggaaacatttgtttttgattttgtggtgaCTTACCCCTTTcaactttttcctctctgcatgaTGTTTTTTATTGCTAGAAATGATTGCTACTATGAACAAAACTATCACAATACCTGCTGGTTTGTCAGGAAACGTGAATGAACTGATTCTGAGAATAACAACTAAGTGTAAGGAATCTTTGTGTTAGGGTGTTTAATGATGACCAGAGTGTGTCGGCGTATACAACTGCATCTTTTACTTGGCATGACCTTAAGTCAAAGGTTCCAGTAAATCTAATGtgaactcttttctttttgcaattGACGcacagcagtttattttctgaagTGAGATGATAGGGTTAGATGTCGCATTTATGAGCCTGTTCTCTTTGcacttttgtatttgatttttatcacaTGGCACTAACAGACTGTGTTCTTTTTTATACTCTGTCATAGTGTAAgtatctttctcttttctgctctgctgtctcttATGGGAGTTAATGTAGTTCATTTAAGCAGTCAGTATTGGTATAAATGACAacagttgtaaaaaaaataataataataactttatgtTTTGCAGCCACAGCTATATGAAATAAAGACTGAAGTTGCTTCATCGTGTATTTCCTTAAGGTACAGGCTGTGGCGTTCTTCCCTCTCACTGGTCACCACTagatggaaacagaaacacaaaaagagcGCTGATGATCAGTCTTACTGCGAAGGTGTGCAGCaaatttattaatgtttttattttttgttatttgggtTAGATGGTTTTGGAACATTAAAGGGGTAAGATTGTTGAGTTGAAGCCAAGCCGTGGagggtgttttgttgttttttgtgttataTATAAACCTAAGAATTCCTTATATGCTGTGTTACCTATTAATGTTAGAGTAGGACACACAGAgacgcgcatgtgtgtgtgggtgcgaGAGAGTGAAAATTCAAGGTTTTACCCGTTATTAATGATTTACTGCCGGTGAATCAATGCGGCGAACATGTCATAAAATCAACGGATGTAGTGCGCAGCTCcctgatgaaaataaaagcttcgGTTCAAGAACGTAGTGAAATGAAACTTCAGTTGTCACCTCAGATGTTTAGCTGAGATTAACTATTCAAtagaaaagtcaaaaaaataaacccaTCAGGCATTTTCagaactttattattttttttcccgtACCAGTCACTTACCATCCCAACTCTTAATTTTTTCGCAGCGTGGATTGCTGCTTTGAtacaggacttttattttgtaagtaaGATTCCTGACGATGGGAAGAGGGGGTGGCGGTGAGCCTATGTGCATTGTGTGGCTGCGCTGACGCTGTTGCACGTAAAATTAGCTGGCTGCAGCCTTTCAGGGACACCTCTTGTGGACCACCGGAGCCCACAGTGCAGTAAGTAACCCGGccgtattttttctttttcttttttattcctcttGCATACATGGAGACATCGACGCGGACATGAACAGCGTGCACTTTGTGTCTGAGTTCGGGAGTGCGTCTGCTGTCAAGACGCGTTTGGCTCCTTGAGGAAGCCTGCCTGTAGATGTGGCAGGCTGATACTAGTTGAATCTGGGGCGCACAGCTGGACAATTATCGGGACGGACAGATGTTCCTAATTAGTCGTTTTGAAATGATAACACtttggtttctgttgtttggtgAGGATTTATTCCCCTTGTCCAGATGCTGAAACACCTCCAGTTCCTGTCCA containing:
- the LOC124068049 gene encoding serine/threonine-protein phosphatase 2A catalytic subunit beta isoform-like isoform X2 gives rise to the protein MEEHGCKCVFTSYTHSGYLSALALPEQAKEILTKESNVQEVRCPVTVCGDVHGQFHDLMELFKIGGKSPDTNYLFMGDYVDRGYYSVETVTLLVSLKVRFRERITILRGNHESRQITQVYGFYDECLRKYGNANVWKYFTDLFDYLPLTALVDNQIFCLHGGLSPSIDTLEHIRALDRLQEVPHEGPMCDLLWSDPDDRGGWGISPRGAGYTFGQDISETFNHANGLTLVSRAHQLVMEGYNWCHDRNVVTIFSAPNYCYRCGNQAAIMELDDTLKYSFLQFDPAPRRGEPHVTRRTPDYFL
- the si:ch1073-44g3.1 gene encoding UPF0461 protein C5orf24 homolog isoform X1 codes for the protein MTSLMFCATTPEGLFAPPKKMMHQVTSSNSDYCMGGLAENSNPASHFDLCSTQSSKFYPSATTPGLQLSLTGLSPLPQGIHKAMACQMQDTHNDFQPQTVRISRSEASGPDGSKKKKGMVKSGRRGRPSGTTKSAGYRTSTGRPLGTTRAAGFKTSPGRPLGTTKAAGYKVSPGRPPGSIKSLARLKKLDFSNCSVHKKLDFTSCDVPPFSYTMMEKRPLCETSGKVDESSE
- the LOC124068049 gene encoding serine/threonine-protein phosphatase 2A catalytic subunit alpha isoform-like isoform X1, which translates into the protein MDDKSFTKELDGWIEQLNECKQLSENQVKVLCEKAKEILTKESNVQEVRCPVTVCGDVHGQFHDLMELFKIGGKSPDTNYLFMGDYVDRGYYSVETVTLLVSLKVRFRERITILRGNHESRQITQVYGFYDECLRKYGNANVWKYFTDLFDYLPLTALVDNQIFCLHGGLSPSIDTLEHIRALDRLQEVPHEGPMCDLLWSDPDDRGGWGISPRGAGYTFGQDISETFNHANGLTLVSRAHQLVMEGYNWCHDRNVVTIFSAPNYCYRCGNQAAIMELDDTLKYSFLQFDPAPRRGEPHVTRRTPDYFL
- the atp5po gene encoding ATP synthase subunit O, mitochondrial; translated protein: MAALMLGQQVRQFSTSVIRPAAKLVKPPIQVYGVEGRYATALFSAASKQNKLDQVEQELGKVSALIKDPKLSSIVMNPHVKRNIKQKTFSDALTKAKLSPITVNLINVLADNGRLTLTGDVITAFGKMMSAHRGEVICSVVTAQPLDAANLSELKVVLNGFLQKGETIKLETKLDPSILGGMVVSIGDKYVDMSTKTKIQKLTKLMKEI
- the si:ch1073-44g3.1 gene encoding UPF0461 protein C5orf24 homolog isoform X2; amino-acid sequence: MMHQVTSSNSDYCMGGLAENSNPASHFDLCSTQSSKFYPSATTPGLQLSLTGLSPLPQGIHKAMACQMQDTHNDFQPQTVRISRSEASGPDGSKKKKGMVKSGRRGRPSGTTKSAGYRTSTGRPLGTTRAAGFKTSPGRPLGTTKAAGYKVSPGRPPGSIKSLARLKKLDFSNCSVHKKLDFTSCDVPPFSYTMMEKRPLCETSGKVDESSE